One genomic region from Rhodospirillaceae bacterium encodes:
- a CDS encoding P-II family nitrogen regulator — protein sequence MKLVMAIIKPFKLDDVREALTPLGVQGMTVSEVKGFGRQKGQTEIYRGAEYEVSFMPKIKIEIAVSADITEQVVEAIQSSASTGKIGDGKIFVLDLGEAIRIRTNETGTEAL from the coding sequence ATGAAGTTAGTAATGGCCATAATCAAGCCGTTTAAATTAGATGACGTTCGAGAAGCCTTAACGCCCTTGGGCGTGCAGGGCATGACAGTCAGCGAAGTAAAGGGCTTCGGTCGCCAAAAGGGGCAGACTGAAATTTATCGTGGGGCAGAATACGAAGTTAGTTTTATGCCCAAGATCAAAATTGAAATTGCCGTCAGCGCTGACATCACCGAACAAGTTGTTGAGGCCATTCAATCTTCGGCATCAACCGGTAAAATTGGTGACGGAAAGATATTCGTACTTGATTTAGGAGAGGCTATTAGAATTCGGACAAACGAAACTGGAACGGAAGCACTTTAG
- a CDS encoding ammonium transporter — translation MSKSILASTHRVLFFIALGIFMLPGEAFAADKLSDGDTAWILTATALVLFMTLPGLALFYGGLVRTKNVLSVLMHCYAIACLASVLWFAVVYSLAFSEGNKFIGGLDKAFLAGVGVDTLSGSIPETVFFMFQMTFAVITPALIVGAYVERIKFSAVMLLSGLWLILVYAPVCHWVWGGGWLADMGVMDFAGGLVVHVTAGTSALVIAKMLGSRKGFPSNIMTPHNPGMTMIGASMLWVGWYGFNAGSALTAGGSAGMAMTVTHISAATASLVWMCIEWSRYGKPTLIGTVTGTIAGLATITPASGFVGPAGALVIGIVSGYVCFEAVQIVKQKWGVDDTLDVFAVHGLGGAMGIMMASVLASTLGGLGYPQEGMTMGGSFMAQGTGMIATAVWSGVVTYVIVKVVSAMVGFRVSAEEETEGLDITTHGERGYEL, via the coding sequence GCCTGGCGAAGCTTTTGCAGCGGATAAGCTCAGTGACGGTGATACAGCGTGGATTCTCACGGCGACGGCGTTAGTGCTGTTTATGACGTTGCCGGGGTTGGCACTGTTTTATGGCGGCTTGGTTCGGACCAAGAACGTTCTATCGGTCCTGATGCACTGTTATGCCATCGCGTGCTTAGCATCAGTCCTTTGGTTCGCTGTCGTCTATAGCTTGGCATTTAGTGAAGGCAATAAATTTATTGGCGGACTCGACAAGGCATTCTTGGCTGGTGTCGGTGTAGATACGCTGAGTGGCAGCATACCTGAGACCGTATTCTTTATGTTCCAGATGACGTTTGCGGTTATCACACCGGCGCTCATTGTTGGCGCCTATGTGGAACGCATTAAGTTTTCAGCCGTCATGCTTTTAAGCGGTTTATGGCTGATTTTGGTCTACGCCCCGGTTTGTCACTGGGTTTGGGGCGGTGGCTGGCTTGCTGACATGGGGGTAATGGACTTTGCCGGTGGCTTGGTCGTGCACGTAACCGCAGGCACGTCGGCACTGGTAATCGCCAAAATGTTGGGCAGTCGCAAAGGTTTTCCATCGAATATCATGACGCCACATAACCCTGGCATGACGATGATTGGTGCGTCGATGCTTTGGGTAGGCTGGTATGGCTTTAACGCGGGCAGCGCCTTAACGGCTGGCGGTAGTGCCGGTATGGCGATGACAGTGACGCATATTTCGGCGGCAACAGCATCGTTGGTGTGGATGTGCATTGAATGGTCCCGGTACGGCAAACCGACATTGATTGGTACGGTAACAGGGACGATCGCCGGTCTGGCAACGATCACGCCAGCCTCTGGCTTTGTTGGACCCGCAGGCGCGCTCGTTATCGGAATCGTCTCCGGCTATGTCTGCTTTGAAGCGGTTCAAATTGTGAAGCAGAAGTGGGGTGTTGATGATACCTTAGACGTATTCGCGGTTCACGGCCTTGGTGGCGCCATGGGGATTATGATGGCTTCGGTTCTTGCCTCTACGCTGGGTGGCCTTGGTTACCCCCAGGAAGGCATGACCATGGGCGGCTCATTTATGGCACAAGGGACAGGCATGATCGCAACAGCAGTGTGGTCGGGCGTTGTAACTTACGTCATTGTAAAGGTGGTTAGCGCAATGGTTGGTTTCCGAGTTAGTGCGGAAGAGGAAACCGAGGGACTGGACATCACCACCCATGGCGAACGAGGATATGAACTCTAA